A single window of Halobacillus naozhouensis DNA harbors:
- a CDS encoding Ger(x)C family spore germination protein: MSKKGISLFFSFLSIVILTGCWDQVQIEQRGFVLGAAIDLSESEKVTQSAEAPSFALTYQIVSPGGMGGAGGKKQGQGGQQKPYFNVTGHGSNIFDITREMATKTSRTPYLGHNQIIVISSEAAKIPHAFANVLDLFMRDHEMRRTVKVFIAKDRAKSVFEFKPQTEKLPVVHINSLTENSRKNIALTPPLQIGEIHEYLLTGRSVAIPGIAITEQGRPKINWTAVYHGPSHKMIGVLNNEETQGLNLIMGKVDGGAVTVNIEDHSVVYEIRRAKANIRTEIKGKDDIHFTVTIETEGRIAESFGNIDYSDPANVSKVEKKVEKELKRLANVSLEKLHEDLQVDVFDFGRKVKASDYALWTSIKQNWDSGENYFAKSNITVKTKAVVRSEGSVIKTEK, translated from the coding sequence ATGAGTAAAAAAGGAATTTCTTTATTTTTTTCTTTTTTATCGATCGTAATCTTGACGGGATGTTGGGATCAAGTACAAATTGAACAGCGCGGTTTCGTTTTGGGAGCGGCTATTGACCTTTCGGAATCTGAGAAGGTGACTCAATCAGCAGAAGCCCCATCTTTTGCCTTAACCTATCAAATAGTCTCACCAGGAGGTATGGGAGGAGCAGGAGGAAAAAAACAGGGTCAGGGCGGGCAGCAAAAACCCTATTTTAATGTCACCGGTCATGGTAGTAATATTTTTGATATTACGAGAGAAATGGCAACCAAAACGAGTCGGACACCATACCTTGGACATAATCAAATCATTGTTATCTCGAGTGAAGCTGCCAAAATACCTCACGCATTTGCTAATGTTCTTGATCTTTTTATGCGTGACCATGAAATGCGGAGAACTGTAAAGGTTTTTATCGCAAAAGATAGGGCAAAGAGTGTATTTGAATTCAAACCCCAAACCGAAAAATTGCCAGTCGTCCATATAAATTCCCTTACAGAAAATTCCCGTAAAAATATTGCCCTCACTCCGCCGTTACAAATTGGAGAGATTCACGAATATTTGCTGACGGGAAGAAGTGTAGCCATCCCTGGTATAGCTATTACTGAGCAAGGCAGACCTAAGATTAATTGGACGGCTGTGTATCACGGTCCCTCTCACAAAATGATAGGTGTTCTTAATAATGAAGAAACGCAAGGATTAAATTTAATTATGGGTAAGGTGGATGGTGGGGCGGTAACCGTAAATATTGAGGACCACTCCGTTGTTTATGAGATTAGACGTGCGAAGGCGAATATCAGAACAGAAATAAAGGGAAAAGATGATATTCATTTTACTGTAACCATTGAAACAGAAGGAAGGATAGCAGAGTCATTTGGGAATATCGATTATAGTGACCCAGCTAACGTTTCTAAGGTGGAAAAAAAGGTAGAAAAAGAGCTTAAACGGCTAGCTAACGTTTCCCTGGAAAAATTGCACGAGGATTTACAAGTTGATGTATTTGATTTTGGGAGGAAAGTTAAGGCAAGTGATTATGCTCTATGGACATCCATAAAGCAGAACTGGGACTCAGGGGAAAATTATTTTGCCAAAAGTAACATAACCGTTAAAACTAAAGCTGTGGTTAGGAGCGAAGGTTCCGTCATTAAAACAGAGAAATAA
- a CDS encoding holin, whose translation MENEIMQQVLLFITMISPFVFGVIEVVKKAFRIPKNYIPLLSVGIGLFAGIAAFPFTDMSLMLRIWAGVGAGLSGTGLFEMVKKRGGFSKQNSHEKE comes from the coding sequence ATGGAGAACGAAATCATGCAGCAGGTTCTTCTTTTCATTACAATGATTAGTCCATTTGTGTTTGGGGTGATCGAGGTCGTGAAAAAAGCGTTTCGAATCCCTAAAAACTACATCCCGCTGTTAAGTGTGGGGATTGGTTTATTCGCAGGGATTGCGGCTTTTCCGTTCACAGATATGAGCCTTATGCTCAGAATTTGGGCGGGTGTCGGAGCTGGATTATCCGGAACCGGGCTGTTTGAAATGGTCAAGAAACGTGGAGGTTTTTCAAAACAAAATAGTCATGAGAAAGAATAA